One segment of Manihot esculenta cultivar AM560-2 chromosome 4, M.esculenta_v8, whole genome shotgun sequence DNA contains the following:
- the LOC110613490 gene encoding protein farnesyltransferase/geranylgeranyltransferase type-1 subunit alpha, translating into MDSDDDLRPEEMLPLSQRPEWSDVVPIPQDDGPNPVVPIAYKPEFEETMNYFRAIYLSDERSPRALQLTHLVILLNPGNYTVWHFRRLVLEALNADLDEELDYVARIAKKNTKNYQIWHHRRWVAEKLGTNAMAKELQFTRKILSLDAKNYHAWSHRQWVLQALGGWEDELDYCGQLLQDDVFNNSAWNQRYFVITRSPLLGGLKSMRESEVKYTVEAILANPENESPWRYLRGLYKGDSQSWINDLQVSSVCLKVLNSKTNYIFALSVLLDLLCDGFQANQEFIDAVTALRTSNADPLDTDLAKAVCSVLEHVDPIRVNYWTYRKSNLPVSA; encoded by the exons ATGGACTCAGACGACGACCTGCGCCCAGAGGAGATGTTGCCACTGAGCCAGAGACCAGAGTGGTCGGATGTCGTTCCCATCCCCCAAGACGATGGTCCCAACCCGGTGGTGCCCATCGCCTACAAGCCAGAGTTCGAGGAGACCATGAACTACTTCCGCGCCATCTATCTCTCTGACGAGCGATCGCCTCGAGCGCTCCAACTCACCCACCTAGTCATACTCCTAAATCCCGGCAATTACACT GTTTGGCATTTCAGGCGTCTAGTACTTGAGGCACTCAACGCAGACCTGGATGAAGAGCTGGATTATGTTGCACGGATTGCCAAGAAAAACACCAAAAACTATCAGATATG GCATCATAGGCGGTGGGTTGCTGAGAAATTAGGGACCAATGCTATGGCTAAGGAACTTCAGTTTACCAGGAAGATCCTTTCCCTGGATGCTAAAAATTATCATGCCTGGTCACACCGGCAG TGGGTACTACAGGCTTTAGGAGGATGGGAAGATGAACTCGACTATTGTGGGCAGCTCCTTCAAGATGACGTGTTTAACAACTCTGCTTGGAATCAG AGATATTTTGTTATAACTCGATCTCCCTTACTTGGAGGCCTAAAATCCATGAGAGAGTCTGAAGTAAAGTATACAGTTGAGGCCATCTTAGCTAACCCTGAGAATGAGAGCCCATGGCGATATCTTCGAGGCCTCTACAAAGGTGATAGCCAGTCTTGGATTAATGATCTTCAAGTCTCTTCTGTATGTTTGAAGGTGCTGAATAGCAAAACGAACTACATATTTGCGCTGAGTGTGCTCTTGGATCTTCTTTGCGATGGTTTTCAAGCAAACCAAGAGTTTATAGATGCTGTCACTGCTCTGAGGACATCAAATGCTGATCCACTAGATACTGACTTGGCCAAAGCAGTATGTTCTGTCTTGGAGCATGTCGATCCAATACGAGTTAACTATTGGACCTATCGCAAGAGTAATCTGCCAGTGTCGGCCTAA